In Pelorhabdus rhamnosifermentans, one genomic interval encodes:
- a CDS encoding SLBB domain-containing protein: MRDEIVAAVKAAGVVGAGGAGFPTHVKINATVHLVIANGAECEPLLRANDHLMITESKKLIVGLKAVMLATGAHEGMIALKKKHVEAIRCLQQTLDEMKDREVTLSFLPDIYPAGDEQVLVHEVTGKIVPEGGIPLQVGVVVANVETLFNVANALEGQPVTEKFVTVAGAVRTPLTVKVPLGMKVEELIALAGGATSYPFAVIDGGPMMGKLIDNDAAVTKTTGGILVLPADHTIVVNKNVSWEATLHRAKAVCCNCLGCTEACPRHLLGHHIAPHRIMQAIGRGQLSEVDVFSEAFLCSECGVCDTYGCTMGLSPRKVNGYLKKQFAKAGIKNSHHHKPEHVQANRSYRLVPTQRLIARLGILKYDVPAPLIIQNAVPREVCLTLSGHIGAPAKPIVAVGEQVAKGDLIATIPDGAAVGANVHASITGTIFKSDSCICIRAV, from the coding sequence ATGCGTGACGAAATTGTTGCTGCTGTCAAGGCGGCTGGTGTAGTAGGGGCAGGCGGAGCAGGTTTTCCTACGCATGTAAAAATCAACGCTACTGTGCACCTCGTTATTGCCAATGGTGCGGAATGCGAGCCTTTGCTGAGAGCCAATGATCATCTGATGATTACGGAAAGTAAAAAACTCATTGTGGGACTTAAGGCGGTCATGCTTGCTACGGGTGCCCATGAAGGAATGATTGCACTCAAGAAAAAGCATGTTGAAGCGATTCGTTGTTTGCAGCAGACTCTTGATGAAATGAAGGACCGGGAAGTCACACTGTCTTTTTTGCCTGATATTTATCCAGCTGGAGATGAGCAGGTTCTTGTTCATGAAGTAACAGGTAAAATTGTGCCTGAAGGCGGCATTCCTTTACAAGTCGGTGTCGTTGTAGCCAATGTCGAAACATTATTTAATGTAGCCAATGCTCTTGAAGGGCAGCCTGTGACAGAAAAATTTGTAACTGTTGCTGGGGCTGTACGCACACCACTGACAGTAAAAGTTCCGCTCGGTATGAAGGTAGAGGAGCTCATCGCTTTAGCTGGTGGAGCTACTTCTTATCCGTTTGCAGTGATTGACGGGGGTCCCATGATGGGAAAGCTCATTGATAACGATGCAGCTGTAACCAAAACAACAGGTGGTATTCTTGTTTTGCCTGCTGACCATACCATTGTAGTGAATAAAAATGTATCATGGGAGGCTACGCTTCATCGGGCCAAAGCCGTTTGTTGTAATTGTTTGGGTTGTACCGAAGCTTGTCCCAGGCATTTACTTGGACATCATATAGCACCTCATCGCATTATGCAGGCTATCGGCAGAGGTCAGCTAAGTGAGGTAGATGTTTTTTCGGAAGCATTCTTATGCTCTGAATGTGGTGTATGCGATACTTATGGCTGTACTATGGGGTTATCGCCGCGTAAGGTCAATGGTTATCTCAAAAAACAATTTGCCAAGGCGGGTATTAAAAATTCTCATCATCATAAACCGGAACATGTGCAAGCTAATCGTTCCTACCGTTTGGTTCCGACACAACGTCTTATTGCGCGGTTAGGCATTTTGAAATACGATGTGCCAGCGCCGCTTATTATTCAGAATGCTGTTCCTCGTGAAGTGTGCTTAACTTTGTCAGGGCATATCGGGGCACCTGCTAAACCGATTGTTGCTGTAGGGGAGCAGGTAGCAAAAGGCGATCTTATTGCAACCATTCCTGATGGAGCAGCCGTAGGCGCGAATGTGCATGCAAGCATTACAGGAACTATTTTTAAGAGCGATTCTTGTATCTGTATACGGGCTGTTTAA